CTCGTGCGCGACGCGGCCGATGTAGAGCGCCATCGGCGCATGTTCCGGGATGTCGTACAGGCGGCGGAAATGCAGGCCGTCGCCGCCGGCGAAGTCCTGCACCGGGATGCCGGTGGGCAGGATCTCCATCGGTGTGCGCACGCCGTAGCCGGCCAGGCGGTCGCGCATCGCGGTCGAGGGCACGACCACCGCGTCGACCGCGTTGCACTGCGTGCGCGACACCCGCCGCGCCAGGCCGCGCAGCGCGGTCGCGGGCAGGAAGGGGGCGTAGTGGTGGAGGTATTCCTCGAAGAAGGTGTGGTAGGTCAGCAGCACCGGCCGGCCGCAGGCGCGCGCGCTGCGCAGGCCGTAGCGATGGGCGGCGAACGGGGTCTGGATGTGCACCAGGTCGCATTCCGCCGCCTCGCGCCGCACCGCCTCGTCCATCGCGCGCAGCCGCATCAGGCGGTCTTCTGGGTCGAAGGGCAGGCGCCGGCCGGGGACGCGCACGATGCCGGGGACGTCGGCCTCGTCGCCGTAGCGCGGCGCGATCAGGCGCACGTCCACGTCGCAGGCGGACAGGGCGCGGCGGAAGGTGGCGATCGACGTGGACACCCCATTCACGCGCGGGAAGTAGACGTCGGAGATCATCAGCACGCGGATCATGGGTCGAGCATGCGCGCCGCCTGTTACCGCACGGTGAAGCAGCGCCGGCGTGAAGTGTTCGACCTGGTCCGCGGCCGCGGGGTGCGACAATGCGCGCGTTGGTCGTCCGCGTCGTCGCGGTTTGCGGCGGCCGTCGTTTATGCCGGGCCCGCCTGTCAGTCATCGCCGTACACTCATGAACCACCCCGAACCCCTCCTCCCGCTCGTCGACGAGATCCTCCCCTTTCCGCACGCGGAGGAGGTCTGCGTCAGCGAGATCGTCGCGCGCGACCTGCTCGAATGCGGACCCGAAGTGCCGCTGCACGAGGCCGCCGCGCGGATGAGCGAGCGCGGCGTCAGCTCCATCCTGGTGGTCGAGGACGACGTGGTGCTCGGCATCTGGACCGAACGCGATGCGCTCGCGGTCGATTTCGACGATCCCCTCACCTTCACGCTCGCGGTGCGCGCGGCGATGAGCGCGCCGGTGCGCACCGTGCCCGGCACGATGCGGTTGCACGAGATGGCGGTGCGCCTGCGCGAGGAGCACCTGCGCCACTACCTGGTGGTGGACGCGGACGGGCGGCGCATCGGCATCGTGTCGCAATCGGACGTGGTGCTGAACCAGGGCATCGAGCACTACCTGAAGCTGCGCACGGTCGGCTCGCTGGTCAAGGGCGGGCTGCATGTGCTGCCGGCGACCGCCGGCGCCCGCGAGGCCGCGCTCCTCATGCGCGAGGCCGGGCTCGACGCGGTGGTGGTCGACCATGGCGCCGACGCGGCCACGACCGTCGAGGGCCGCTACGGCATCGTCACCGAGCGCGACATCACCCGCCTGGTGGCGCAGCGCACCGGCGACCGTGCGCTGGGCGCGCTCGCCACCCGGCCGCTGGTGGTGTGCGCCGAGCACGACAGCCTTTACCGCGTGCGCGCCCGGCTCGCCGAGCGCCACATCCGCCACATCGGCGTGCTCGCCGCCGACGGCGGGCTGATCGACCTGATCAGCTTCAAGGACATCCTCAGCGGCATGGAGCTGGCCTATGTGCACGAGCTGCAGCATGCGCTGCAGGCGCGCGACCTGGCGCTGAAATCCTCGCAGCGCAACCTCTACCTCGCCGGGAAGGTCATCGAGAGCTCGCTCGAGGGCATCATGGTCACCGACGCCGAGGCCCGCATCCTGTCGGTGAATCCCGCCTTCACCCACATGACCGGCTATACCCCGGAGGAGGTCATCGGCCGCAGTCCCTCGCTGCTCAATTCCGGCCGCCAGAGCCCGGCTTTCTACGCCCGCATGTGGGAAGGCCTGGTGGCGGAGGGCAAGTGGCAGGGCGAGGTGTGGAACCGGCGCAAGTCGGGCGAGGTGTATCCGCAGCTGCTGCACATCACCGCGATCCGCGACCGCGACGGCAGGCTGACCCACTATGCCGCGCTGTTCACCGACATCAGCCGGCTCAAGGAGACCGAGGCGCGCATCCGCGACCTCGCCTACTACGATCCGCTCACCGGCCTGCCCAACCGCCGCCTGCTCGAGGATCGCCTGCAGGTCGAGATCGGGCACGCCGCGCGCCTGCGCTGCCGGCTGGCGGTGCTGTTCGTCGACCTCGACCGCTTCAAGCGCATCAACGACAGCCTCGGCCATTCGGTCGGCGACAAGCTGCTGGTCGAGATCGCCGCCCGCCTGCGCGGCAGCCTGCGCGAGGACGACACCGTGGCGCGCATGGGCGGCGACGAGTTCCTGGTCATCCTCAACAACCTCGCCGGGCCGGACGAGGCGGCGATGACCGCGCGCCGGCTGGTGGGCGCGCTGCGCCGTCCGGTGCACATCGAGGGGCGGGAGCTGGTGGTGACCACCAGCCTGGGCGTCAGCATCTACCCCGACGACTCGCAGGACGCCGACACCCTGATCAAGCACGCCGACGTGGCGATGTACCGCGCCAAGGACGAGGGCCGCAACAGCTTCCAGCTCTTCGAGCCGGCGATGAACGCGCGCAGCCTGGAGCATCTCGCGCTGGAGACCGCGCTCCATCGCGCGCTGCCGCGCAAGGAGCTGCTGCTCCACTTCCAGCCCCTGGTCGATGCCGCCGACGGCCGCCTGGTCGCCGCCGAGGCCCTGCTGCGCTGGCAGCATCCCGACCTCGACCTGGTGTCGCCGGCCGACTTCATCCCGCTCGCCGAGGAAACCGGGCTGATCGTGCCGATCGGCGAATGGGTGCTGCGCAGCGCCTGCGAGCACCATCGCGCCTGGCGCGAGGCGGGCGGGACGCCGCTGCGCATGATGGTGAACATCTCGGCGCGCCAGTTCCGCGACGAGGGCTTCCTCGCCATGGTCGGCAGCGTGCTCGCCGAGACCGCGATGCCGCCCGCATGCCTGACCCTGGAGTTGACCGAAAGCATGCTGATGGACGGCACCGAGCGCACCATCGCCCGCCTCGAGCAGCTGCGCGCGCTCGGCGTCGGCCTGGCGATCGACGACTTCGGCACCGGCTATTCCTCGCTCGCCTACCTCAAGCGCTTCCCGATCGACGAACTGAAGATCGACCGCCTGTTCGTGCGCGGCATCGACCGCGAGACGCGCGACGGTGCGCTGGTGGCGGCGATCATCTCGCTCGGCCACAGCCTCGGCCTGCGGGTGGTGGCCGAGGGCGTGGAGACGCCGGGCCAGCTCGCGATGTTGCAGCACGAGGGTTGCGATCTCGCCCAGGGCTTCCACTTCAGCGCGCCGCTGCCGTGGCCGGCGTTCGTCGCCGGCTACGGGCCGGGGGCCTGAGCCCGCCTGCGTCGCGACGCGCGTTCAGCGCGTGGTGTCGGTGTGGAAGGCGCGCGCCCGGCCGCGCGCACGCGCGTCCTGCGCCTGCAGGGCCTGCCAGGCGGAGTGCACCGCGTCGGCGCCGTACTGGCGTTCGAGCCTGCGCACGGTGAAGTGGCCGCGGCTGACGTCCTGGAAGTGGTTCATGAACATGAGGTTGATGGTCGCCCCCGCCGCCGCGCCGATGCCCGGCACCAGCATGCCGGCGGCCTTCTGGGTGAGCTGCACCTTGTAGCGCGCCGCCACCAGCGTGATCAGCCGCGCCAGCGCCGGTGCGCCCTCGCTGCTGAGTCCGCGCTGCGCGAAGTGGCGCGCGGCCTCGCTCACCGTGCTCGCCAGCGCCGCGCGCACCGCGTAGTAGCCGGATTCGGTGGCGTCGTCGGCACTCGCGTTGCCGCCGAGCGCGAACACCTCCAGCGCCGCCAGCCGGGTCTGCGACGCGGAGACGTCCTCGCCCTCGCCGCGCGCGATGTCGAGGATGGCGCGCATGATCAGCACCGTCGACAGCGGGACTTCCACCGTCAGTCCCGCCAGCCCGAAGGCGCCCCCGCCTGCGCCGCTGACCGAGCCGAGCAGCTTGTGCAGCCGCGGCGAGGCCTCGCGCGGGGCGGGCTGCAGCGTCCTGGCCGCGGTCTCCATCGCCTTCAACAGCGCGTCGTGCGCCAGTGCGCCGACCTTGCCGCGCCAGCTCGCCGGCAGCCGGGCCATGCCCTTCTCCAGCGGGCTGCCGATGAAGCTCGACAGGCGCGCGGCCAGGCTGGGGCGCTCGAGCAGCAGGCGCGCCTCGGCGAGCGCGCGCAGGTCGGTGTCGGCGAGGATGAGGGGCTCGGTCATGGCGATGGGGCTCCCGTCGTGGGCAGGCGTGATGAGGTCTCAGACGCCGCAGCAGCTGCCGGTGTTCCCAAGGATGCGGTGGGAGCGGGCACGCCCGCTCCCACAGGGTGTCCGGCGCTCAGGACGGCTTGTCCGCCTCCAGCGATTGCAGGATCGCCGCGCCCAGCACGGCGGCCGACTGCGCGCCCGAGACCGCCAGCTTGCGGTTGAGGATGAAGAAGGGCACGC
This genomic stretch from Thauera sp. GDN1 harbors:
- a CDS encoding glycosyltransferase, encoding MIRVLMISDVYFPRVNGVSTSIATFRRALSACDVDVRLIAPRYGDEADVPGIVRVPGRRLPFDPEDRLMRLRAMDEAVRREAAECDLVHIQTPFAAHRYGLRSARACGRPVLLTYHTFFEEYLHHYAPFLPATALRGLARRVSRTQCNAVDAVVVPSTAMRDRLAGYGVRTPMEILPTGIPVQDFAGGDGLHFRRLYDIPEHAPMALYIGRVAHEKNIAFLLEVAALMKAQRPDFVLVLAGEGPATPSLQRQVLRKGLAGTVRFVGYLERRRRLPACYAAADVFVFASRTETQGLVLLEAMAAGLPVVALAAMGTTDILASERGARIAPDSPAGFAAVVEDVIANGRLRKQLAAEARAHAAEWADNLMAERLAALYRRQLEGRA
- a CDS encoding EAL domain-containing protein, with protein sequence MNHPEPLLPLVDEILPFPHAEEVCVSEIVARDLLECGPEVPLHEAAARMSERGVSSILVVEDDVVLGIWTERDALAVDFDDPLTFTLAVRAAMSAPVRTVPGTMRLHEMAVRLREEHLRHYLVVDADGRRIGIVSQSDVVLNQGIEHYLKLRTVGSLVKGGLHVLPATAGAREAALLMREAGLDAVVVDHGADAATTVEGRYGIVTERDITRLVAQRTGDRALGALATRPLVVCAEHDSLYRVRARLAERHIRHIGVLAADGGLIDLISFKDILSGMELAYVHELQHALQARDLALKSSQRNLYLAGKVIESSLEGIMVTDAEARILSVNPAFTHMTGYTPEEVIGRSPSLLNSGRQSPAFYARMWEGLVAEGKWQGEVWNRRKSGEVYPQLLHITAIRDRDGRLTHYAALFTDISRLKETEARIRDLAYYDPLTGLPNRRLLEDRLQVEIGHAARLRCRLAVLFVDLDRFKRINDSLGHSVGDKLLVEIAARLRGSLREDDTVARMGGDEFLVILNNLAGPDEAAMTARRLVGALRRPVHIEGRELVVTTSLGVSIYPDDSQDADTLIKHADVAMYRAKDEGRNSFQLFEPAMNARSLEHLALETALHRALPRKELLLHFQPLVDAADGRLVAAEALLRWQHPDLDLVSPADFIPLAEETGLIVPIGEWVLRSACEHHRAWREAGGTPLRMMVNISARQFRDEGFLAMVGSVLAETAMPPACLTLELTESMLMDGTERTIARLEQLRALGVGLAIDDFGTGYSSLAYLKRFPIDELKIDRLFVRGIDRETRDGALVAAIISLGHSLGLRVVAEGVETPGQLAMLQHEGCDLAQGFHFSAPLPWPAFVAGYGPGA
- a CDS encoding EcsC family protein; this encodes MTEPLILADTDLRALAEARLLLERPSLAARLSSFIGSPLEKGMARLPASWRGKVGALAHDALLKAMETAARTLQPAPREASPRLHKLLGSVSGAGGGAFGLAGLTVEVPLSTVLIMRAILDIARGEGEDVSASQTRLAALEVFALGGNASADDATESGYYAVRAALASTVSEAARHFAQRGLSSEGAPALARLITLVAARYKVQLTQKAAGMLVPGIGAAAGATINLMFMNHFQDVSRGHFTVRRLERQYGADAVHSAWQALQAQDARARGRARAFHTDTTR